A window of Pelomonas sp. SE-A7 genomic DNA:
GGGCGGATACAGCAGCATGGCCAAGATTCTAGAAAGCCACCAGGGCTAAGATGCCGCGCCGAAACCCTAGCCCTGTGCCGCATGAACATCGCCTGGAGCCTATTCACCCCCTGGAGCGCCCTGCTCGGCGGCGCGCTGATCGGCCTGGCGGCCGCGCTCTACTTGTTGGGCAACGGCCGCATCGCGGGCATTGCCGGCATCGTCGGCGGCGCCTTGCAGCAGCTGCGCAGCGGGGGCCGCATCAAGCCTGACGCGGTGCGCCTGCTCTTCATCGCCGGATTGCTGATCGCGCCCTGGGCCTGGCAGCTGTTCGCGCCGCTGCCGGTGGCCCGCGTCGACGTGGGCCCGCTCGGCCTGGTGATTGCAGGCCTGCTGGTGGGCTTCGGCGTGCGCCTGGGCAATGGCTGCACCAGCGGCCACGGGGTCTGCGGCCTGAGCCGGCTGTCGCCGCGCTCGCTGGCCAATGTGCTGGCCTTCATGGGTGCCGGCTTCGTCACCGTCTACGTGCTGCGGCACCTGCTTTGAGCGAACTGGGACTCGCGATGAAACGTCTGGTCTTCGCCTTCT
This region includes:
- a CDS encoding YeeE/YedE family protein gives rise to the protein MNIAWSLFTPWSALLGGALIGLAAALYLLGNGRIAGIAGIVGGALQQLRSGGRIKPDAVRLLFIAGLLIAPWAWQLFAPLPVARVDVGPLGLVIAGLLVGFGVRLGNGCTSGHGVCGLSRLSPRSLANVLAFMGAGFVTVYVLRHLL